The following are from one region of the Halorussus rarus genome:
- a CDS encoding acyl-CoA synthetase, which yields MPEGHNLADYDELRESFSWDDIYAEADWDAPNELNVGHEVCDRHAEGGDAIALRQVSEDGDLTETTFQELADLSGRFANALEDLGVDRGDRVFSYMPRVPEHYVALVGTLKRGAVFGGVNERFGPDGISYRLDDCDASVVVTTSDNRDTVDDALDDAPSVEHVITVDRGEAGSDGEVASDDVHFADALDDASPEYDAVRTGGEDDALLYYTSGTTGPAKGVLHKQRWVAGVAATQRYAVDLQPGDLYWSTADLGWLTGPINTLGAWFWGASLFTYEGEFDAESWAELLDEYPISVLFSVPTAYRMLRENDDVLADADLDLRHALSIGEPLSGGVVDWGEQTLGVTIHDTYGQTETGNMIINNYPTMELRPGSMGKPLPGVEAEVVDPETGEPMEPGETGEIAQRGDYPCFFAEYWEEPEKTAACFVDGPEGEWYLSGDLARKDEDGYFWFEGRADDVIISSGYRIGPFEVESSLGEHSAVAEAAVVPKPDRERGNIVKAYVVPSEGAEPSDDLAEEIRTHVRDELSAHEYPREIEFVDDLPKTVTGKIRRTELQDEAEQEADVERE from the coding sequence ATGCCAGAGGGCCACAACCTCGCCGACTACGACGAACTGCGCGAATCGTTCTCGTGGGACGACATCTACGCCGAGGCCGACTGGGACGCGCCCAACGAACTCAACGTCGGCCACGAGGTCTGCGACCGTCACGCGGAGGGCGGCGATGCAATCGCACTTCGACAGGTGAGCGAGGACGGCGACCTCACGGAGACGACGTTCCAGGAACTGGCCGACCTGTCCGGGCGGTTCGCCAACGCGCTCGAGGACCTGGGCGTCGACCGCGGGGACCGCGTGTTCTCGTACATGCCCCGCGTCCCGGAGCACTACGTGGCGCTGGTCGGAACGCTCAAGCGCGGCGCGGTGTTCGGCGGCGTCAACGAGCGGTTCGGTCCGGACGGCATCTCCTACCGCCTCGACGACTGCGACGCGTCGGTCGTCGTGACGACGAGCGACAACCGCGACACGGTCGACGACGCGCTCGACGACGCCCCGTCGGTCGAGCACGTGATTACGGTGGACCGGGGCGAGGCTGGGAGCGATGGGGAAGTGGCGTCCGACGACGTCCACTTCGCCGACGCGCTCGACGACGCGAGTCCGGAGTACGACGCGGTCCGAACCGGCGGGGAGGACGACGCGCTGCTCTATTACACCAGCGGGACGACCGGCCCGGCGAAGGGCGTGCTCCACAAGCAGCGGTGGGTCGCCGGCGTCGCGGCCACCCAGCGGTACGCGGTGGACCTCCAGCCCGGCGACCTCTACTGGTCGACCGCGGACCTCGGGTGGCTCACGGGGCCCATCAACACCCTCGGCGCGTGGTTCTGGGGCGCGTCGCTGTTCACCTACGAGGGCGAGTTCGACGCCGAGTCGTGGGCCGAACTGCTGGACGAGTACCCGATTTCGGTTCTATTCAGCGTCCCGACGGCGTACCGGATGCTCAGGGAGAACGACGACGTGCTGGCGGACGCGGACCTCGACCTCCGCCACGCGCTCTCCATCGGCGAGCCGCTCTCGGGCGGCGTGGTCGACTGGGGCGAGCAGACCCTCGGCGTCACCATCCACGACACCTACGGCCAGACCGAGACCGGGAACATGATCATCAACAACTACCCGACGATGGAGCTCCGACCGGGCAGCATGGGCAAGCCGCTGCCGGGCGTCGAGGCCGAGGTCGTGGACCCCGAGACCGGCGAGCCGATGGAACCGGGCGAGACGGGCGAGATCGCCCAGCGCGGCGACTACCCCTGCTTCTTCGCCGAGTACTGGGAAGAGCCCGAGAAGACCGCGGCGTGTTTCGTGGACGGACCCGAGGGTGAGTGGTACCTTTCGGGCGACCTGGCCAGGAAGGACGAGGACGGCTACTTCTGGTTCGAGGGCCGGGCCGACGACGTCATCATCTCGTCGGGCTACCGCATCGGCCCGTTCGAGGTCGAGAGCTCGCTCGGCGAACACTCGGCGGTCGCCGAGGCGGCGGTGGTCCCCAAGCCCGACCGCGAGCGCGGCAACATCGTGAAAGCCTACGTCGTCCCGAGCGAGGGCGCCGAGCCGTCCGACGACCTCGCGGAGGAGATCAGGACCCACGTCCGCGACGAGCTCTCGGCCCACGAGTACCCCCGCGAGATCGAGTTCGTCGACGACCTCCCCAAGACGGTCACGGGGAAGATCCGCCGGACGGAGTTGCAGGACGAGGCCGAACAGGAAGCTGACGTCGAGCGGGAGTAG
- a CDS encoding ABC transporter permease produces the protein MSSGPPSRNERFETLDWERVDPDGGRIGWHVRAFVVGVGLLAVAYLADRFGPGRLPLVATFSWLDWLTGASLIALLAFVAIPVARNRRTAARYWSRFRTNRLGVASLCYLLAFFAVGLLGPLVVSPPKLSILHAYQPPVWLSVDTIHVTSCVGRVADGRCHGTWQYPLGTTSTGKGVVPYAILGARSTLQVALVSATLLVPTGVAVGFVAAYAGGRVDAVLMRIAELFQTLPAFLIYLVLRPWVTDHRLFLMVVVFGLVSWGGLARLVRNEALELREAQYVRAAKTIGAGERTIARRHLLPNVAGPVLTNATLQVPMLILTEAALSFLGLGDPAVLSWGQTIAMGIKDFGISPAWWVTAPPAVLLTATVLAFNVFGDALEDALDPDD, from the coding sequence ATGAGCTCTGGTCCCCCGTCGCGGAACGAGCGATTCGAGACCCTCGACTGGGAGCGCGTGGACCCCGACGGCGGACGAATCGGCTGGCACGTCCGAGCGTTCGTCGTCGGGGTCGGACTGCTCGCGGTCGCCTACCTCGCGGACCGCTTCGGTCCGGGTCGACTGCCGCTGGTCGCGACGTTCTCGTGGCTCGACTGGCTGACCGGCGCGTCGCTGATCGCGCTGCTCGCCTTCGTCGCGATCCCGGTAGCTCGGAACCGCCGAACCGCCGCGCGCTACTGGTCTCGCTTCCGGACGAACCGGCTCGGGGTCGCGAGCCTCTGTTACCTGCTCGCGTTCTTCGCCGTCGGACTGCTCGGTCCGCTCGTCGTGTCGCCGCCGAAGCTCAGCATCCTCCACGCCTACCAGCCCCCGGTCTGGCTCTCGGTCGACACCATCCACGTCACGTCGTGCGTGGGTCGGGTCGCGGACGGCCGGTGTCACGGCACCTGGCAGTACCCGCTCGGGACGACCTCCACCGGGAAAGGCGTCGTCCCGTACGCGATCCTCGGGGCGCGGTCGACGCTCCAGGTCGCGCTGGTCTCGGCGACGCTGCTGGTGCCGACGGGCGTCGCCGTCGGATTCGTTGCCGCGTACGCCGGCGGCCGCGTCGATGCGGTGCTGATGCGGATCGCGGAGCTCTTCCAGACCCTCCCGGCGTTCCTCATCTACCTCGTCCTCCGGCCCTGGGTCACCGACCACCGACTGTTCCTGATGGTCGTCGTGTTCGGGCTGGTGAGCTGGGGCGGGCTCGCCCGACTCGTCCGCAACGAGGCGCTCGAACTCCGCGAGGCCCAGTACGTGCGGGCCGCGAAGACCATCGGTGCGGGCGAGCGGACCATCGCCCGCCGGCACCTGCTGCCGAACGTCGCCGGGCCCGTGCTCACGAACGCGACCCTCCAGGTGCCGATGCTGATCCTCACCGAGGCCGCGCTGTCGTTCCTCGGGTTAGGCGACCCGGCGGTCCTCTCGTGGGGCCAGACCATCGCCATGGGTATCAAGGACTTCGGCATCTCCCCGGCGTGGTGGGTCACCGCGCCGCCGGCGGTGCTGCTCACCGCGACGGTGCTCGCGTTCAACGTGTTCGGGGACGCGCTGGAAGACGCGCTCGACCCCGACGACTGA
- a CDS encoding ABC transporter permease encodes MSRRSFVLRRLAGMVVTVWVVLTIGFAFVTSVADPQRYRVSNAAAMSGGNATEAVNAYLAATNQNVPITRRYVDWLSGLLRLDLGWSFSYEAPVWSVLVDHVEFTLAYFVPALAFAVVAGTAVRMYTVATESSSFGRLTDGLSYIGVSIPIFLFAYLLKWWVLPYYFVATGDEITYFSSRSPLAPANLQAAVYPAAVMGLYLFGIQLRHAGTELGEYASAQFVKTARGKGAGVWRVGRHIVRNTVVSLLSLFFVDLLGMVLVAIVVVEAVAGVPGLGTLTLGAMQGGHDLPLMLGVSLLPVVLGVVANFAQDIGYALLYPHVDVEE; translated from the coding sequence GTGAGCCGGCGCTCGTTCGTGCTCCGGCGGCTCGCCGGGATGGTCGTCACCGTCTGGGTCGTCCTCACGATCGGGTTCGCGTTCGTCACGTCGGTCGCGGATCCCCAGCGGTACCGCGTCAGCAACGCGGCCGCGATGAGCGGCGGGAACGCGACGGAGGCGGTGAACGCCTACCTCGCGGCCACGAACCAGAACGTTCCCATCACGCGGCGGTACGTCGACTGGCTGTCGGGGCTCCTGCGGCTCGACCTCGGCTGGTCGTTCAGCTACGAGGCGCCGGTCTGGTCGGTGCTGGTCGACCACGTCGAGTTCACGCTCGCGTACTTCGTGCCGGCGCTCGCGTTCGCGGTGGTCGCGGGCACCGCGGTTCGGATGTACACGGTCGCGACCGAGAGCAGTAGTTTCGGCCGGCTGACGGACGGCCTCTCGTACATCGGCGTGAGCATTCCGATATTCCTGTTCGCGTACCTGCTGAAGTGGTGGGTGCTCCCGTACTACTTCGTGGCGACGGGCGACGAGATAACCTACTTCTCCTCGCGGAGCCCCCTCGCCCCGGCCAACCTCCAGGCGGCGGTCTACCCGGCCGCGGTGATGGGGCTGTACCTGTTCGGCATCCAGCTGCGCCACGCCGGGACCGAACTCGGCGAGTACGCGTCGGCCCAGTTCGTCAAGACCGCCCGCGGGAAGGGGGCCGGCGTCTGGCGGGTCGGTCGGCACATCGTGCGGAACACGGTCGTCTCGCTGCTGTCGCTGTTCTTCGTCGACCTGCTCGGGATGGTGCTGGTCGCGATCGTGGTCGTCGAGGCGGTCGCGGGCGTCCCGGGCCTCGGGACGCTGACGCTCGGGGCGATGCAGGGCGGCCACGACCTGCCGCTGATGCTCGGGGTCTCGCTCCTGCCGGTGGTGCTCGGGGTCGTCGCCAATTTCGCGCAGGACATCGGGTACGCCCTGCTCTATCCTCACGTCGACGTCGAGGAGTGA
- a CDS encoding penicillin acylase family protein — protein MDLDTTRRALVAAIVGGGAVGGSLSPVRGYLDRFAPYSGSAWRDATDRTDRRVESPYGAAEVRYDDYGTAHAEADGERALYFAVGYAQAADRLFQMDLQRRVMRGQLSEVVGERALDSDEFHVKMDFAGGAAANLELLDDTPTGAAVEAFSDGVNACRKREALPLEFGLLDYEPDPWTPADTMLMEQQISWGLTGSFWTLRRERIARKLGADAADQLYPSRMDHDSPIIRSESESATTGTSAGSRRTVTPSSDFDGGALLDWVGEFERPPGVGSNSWVVSGNQTASGNPIVANDPHLSLMAPPVWYEMNLRTDDVSVRGVTFPGVPFVVIGENHAGAWGFTNAGADVIDFYRYDTDDAGDRYRYEGEWREFDTEEHTIRVSDGDDRTVTVRKTVHGPALEREGQRVGVSWTGLTATRTSRAIHLYSKSRGMDDFLAATRKMDLPTQNVVYADRDGNTLYYVTGKIPIRTVGGEEVSGTRVFDGSAGEGEWRGFEPFGVSSWEGFVPFEEKPHVINPDYLGTANQRIADDPQHYIGERYSTPYRGQRLYEMLDERATSDNPMDPQFMRRVQRDAKSARAEQLREELAAAAEGRGLADAADLFRDWDARMTRDSRAALVFVKWFEQFRRETFGEEFEAAGLDESYYPNDWVLATLPDDSRWFGDAGREAAMARALRTALDEVEDGATYGDYNTTGAITHPFGQPFLNYPAYPTDGSAYTLNNYRKESAVGSSWRMVCPVAEREQSVCVLPGGNSGEYFSDHYDDQLRLWADGKYKSMSRDLAGDTAITFEPEGDR, from the coding sequence ATGGACCTCGATACGACGCGGCGCGCCCTCGTTGCGGCCATCGTCGGCGGCGGCGCGGTCGGCGGGTCGCTCTCGCCGGTCCGGGGGTATCTCGACCGGTTCGCGCCCTACTCCGGGTCGGCGTGGCGGGACGCGACCGACCGGACGGACCGGCGGGTCGAGAGCCCGTACGGGGCGGCCGAGGTGCGATACGACGACTACGGGACGGCACACGCCGAGGCCGACGGCGAGCGCGCCCTCTACTTCGCGGTCGGGTACGCTCAGGCCGCCGACCGACTGTTCCAGATGGACCTCCAGCGCCGGGTGATGCGCGGGCAGCTCTCGGAAGTCGTCGGCGAGCGCGCGCTCGACTCCGACGAGTTCCACGTCAAGATGGACTTCGCGGGCGGCGCGGCCGCGAACCTCGAACTGCTCGACGACACTCCGACCGGGGCGGCGGTCGAGGCGTTCTCGGACGGCGTCAACGCCTGTCGGAAGCGGGAGGCGCTCCCGCTGGAGTTCGGCCTGCTCGACTACGAGCCCGACCCGTGGACCCCCGCCGACACGATGCTGATGGAGCAGCAGATCTCGTGGGGGCTGACCGGGAGCTTCTGGACGCTCCGTCGGGAGCGGATCGCCCGGAAGCTCGGCGCCGACGCTGCGGACCAGCTCTACCCCTCCCGGATGGACCACGATTCGCCGATCATCAGGAGCGAGAGCGAGTCCGCCACCACCGGTACCAGCGCCGGTTCACGGCGGACCGTCACGCCGTCGAGCGACTTCGATGGCGGCGCCCTGCTCGACTGGGTCGGCGAGTTCGAGCGCCCGCCGGGCGTGGGGTCGAACAGCTGGGTCGTCTCGGGGAACCAGACCGCGAGCGGAAATCCCATCGTCGCCAACGACCCCCACCTCTCGCTGATGGCGCCGCCGGTCTGGTACGAGATGAACCTCCGGACCGACGACGTGAGCGTCCGCGGGGTCACCTTCCCGGGCGTCCCGTTCGTCGTCATCGGCGAGAACCACGCGGGCGCCTGGGGGTTCACCAACGCCGGGGCCGACGTCATCGACTTCTACCGCTACGATACCGACGATGCGGGCGACCGCTACCGGTACGAGGGCGAGTGGCGCGAGTTCGACACCGAGGAGCATACCATCCGGGTCAGCGACGGCGACGACAGAACGGTCACGGTCCGGAAGACGGTCCACGGCCCGGCGCTCGAACGCGAGGGCCAGCGGGTGGGCGTCTCGTGGACCGGACTCACGGCGACTCGCACCTCGCGAGCGATTCACCTCTACAGCAAGAGCAGGGGGATGGACGACTTCCTCGCGGCGACCCGGAAGATGGATCTGCCGACCCAGAACGTGGTGTACGCCGACCGGGACGGCAACACCCTCTACTACGTGACGGGGAAGATTCCGATTCGAACAGTGGGCGGCGAGGAGGTCTCGGGCACCCGGGTGTTCGACGGGTCGGCGGGCGAGGGTGAGTGGCGGGGCTTCGAGCCCTTCGGCGTCTCCTCGTGGGAGGGGTTCGTCCCGTTCGAGGAGAAGCCCCACGTTATCAACCCCGACTACCTCGGTACCGCGAACCAGCGCATCGCCGACGACCCCCAACATTACATCGGCGAGCGCTACAGCACGCCCTACCGGGGTCAGCGGCTCTACGAGATGCTCGACGAGCGAGCGACGTCGGACAACCCCATGGATCCGCAGTTCATGCGGCGCGTCCAGCGCGACGCCAAATCGGCCCGCGCCGAGCAGTTGCGCGAGGAATTGGCCGCCGCGGCCGAGGGCCGGGGTCTCGCCGACGCCGCCGACCTGTTCAGGGACTGGGATGCCCGGATGACCCGCGACTCGCGGGCCGCGCTGGTCTTCGTGAAGTGGTTCGAGCAGTTCCGCCGAGAGACGTTCGGCGAGGAGTTCGAGGCCGCAGGGCTCGACGAGTCGTACTACCCGAACGACTGGGTGCTGGCGACGCTGCCCGACGACAGCCGGTGGTTCGGCGACGCGGGCCGCGAGGCCGCGATGGCCAGGGCGCTCCGGACAGCCCTCGACGAGGTCGAAGACGGCGCGACCTACGGCGACTACAACACCACCGGGGCCATCACCCACCCGTTCGGCCAGCCGTTCCTCAACTACCCGGCGTACCCGACCGACGGGTCGGCCTACACCCTGAACAACTACCGCAAGGAGTCGGCGGTCGGCAGCAGCTGGCGGATGGTCTGCCCCGTGGCCGAGCGCGAACAGTCGGTCTGCGTCCTGCCGGGCGGCAACTCCGGGGAGTACTTCTCCGACCACTACGACGACCAGCTCCGGCTCTGGGCCGACGGGAAGTACAAGTCCATGAGCCGCGACCTCGCCGGCGACACCGCCATCACCTTCGAGCCGGAGGGCGACCGATGA
- a CDS encoding glycerophosphodiester phosphodiesterase — MQVIAHRGFGDEYPENTVRAAREAAKVADAVELDVRRCGSGELVACHWDNVELITDGRGDVTDLSATELADLRVADSDWGIPLLTEVLEVIPPEVDLNLEIKGSGVVADLLALLDGVENEVVISSLHPDPLWRTRMLDESIPLAFNFGVRPDANFLTAEAIGVEYANPHWSLCFLTDLVESAHEVGMAVHAWPVATRPLAWALERRGVDGLIATRPLGRSARRDRNDRDESESTEVTDARTS, encoded by the coding sequence GTGCAGGTCATCGCCCACCGAGGGTTCGGCGACGAGTACCCGGAGAACACCGTCCGGGCCGCGCGCGAGGCCGCGAAGGTCGCCGACGCTGTCGAGCTAGACGTGCGTCGGTGTGGCTCCGGCGAACTCGTCGCGTGCCACTGGGACAACGTGGAACTGATCACCGACGGCCGCGGCGACGTGACCGACCTGTCGGCGACGGAACTCGCCGACCTCCGGGTGGCGGACTCCGACTGGGGTATCCCACTCCTTACCGAGGTGCTGGAGGTGATTCCGCCGGAGGTGGACCTCAACCTCGAGATCAAGGGGTCCGGCGTCGTCGCCGACCTGCTCGCCCTGCTGGACGGAGTCGAGAACGAGGTCGTGATCTCGTCGCTCCACCCCGACCCGCTCTGGCGCACCCGGATGCTCGACGAGTCGATCCCCCTGGCGTTCAACTTCGGCGTGCGGCCGGACGCCAACTTCCTCACCGCGGAGGCCATCGGCGTCGAGTACGCCAACCCTCACTGGTCGCTGTGCTTCCTCACCGACCTCGTCGAGAGCGCCCACGAAGTCGGGATGGCGGTCCACGCCTGGCCCGTCGCGACCAGGCCGCTCGCCTGGGCGCTCGAACGCCGGGGTGTGGACGGTCTCATCGCGACCCGGCCGCTGGGCCGGTCGGCCCGGCGCGACCGGAACGACCGCGACGAGTCCGAGTCGACCGAAGTGACGGACGCTCGAACGAGTTGA
- the ndk gene encoding nucleoside-diphosphate kinase — protein MSESERTFVMVKPDGVQRGLIGEIVSRLEERGLKMVAGKFTQIDRDLAEEHYGEHEGKPFFEGLVDFITSGPVFAMVWEGQDATRQVRKMMGETDPAESAPGTIRGDYGLDLGRNVIHGSDHEDPGANEREIDLFFDEDELVDYERVDEQWLYE, from the coding sequence ATGAGCGAGTCCGAGCGCACCTTCGTGATGGTCAAGCCCGACGGCGTCCAGCGCGGTCTCATCGGCGAGATCGTCTCCCGGCTCGAGGAGCGCGGCCTGAAGATGGTCGCCGGCAAGTTCACGCAGATCGACCGGGACCTCGCCGAGGAGCACTACGGCGAGCACGAGGGCAAGCCGTTCTTCGAGGGCCTGGTCGACTTCATCACGTCCGGCCCCGTCTTCGCCATGGTGTGGGAGGGCCAGGACGCGACCCGGCAGGTCCGCAAGATGATGGGCGAGACCGACCCGGCCGAGTCCGCCCCAGGCACCATCCGGGGCGACTACGGCCTGGACCTCGGTCGCAACGTCATCCACGGCTCGGACCACGAGGACCCCGGCGCGAACGAGCGCGAGATCGACCTGTTCTTCGACGAGGACGAACTGGTCGACTACGAGCGCGTCGACGAGCAGTGGCTGTACGAGTAG
- a CDS encoding 50S ribosomal protein L24e, protein MPQTRECDFCGDDIEPGTGTMFVRTDGSTVHFCSAKCEKNADLGREPRDLEWTEEGGAEEDEQ, encoded by the coding sequence ATGCCCCAGACCCGAGAGTGTGACTTCTGCGGGGACGACATCGAGCCCGGCACCGGGACGATGTTCGTCCGCACCGACGGGAGCACCGTCCACTTCTGCTCGGCGAAGTGCGAGAAGAACGCCGACCTCGGCCGCGAACCCCGCGACCTCGAGTGGACCGAGGAAGGCGGCGCCGAGGAGGACGAGCAATGA
- a CDS encoding 30S ribosomal protein S28e: protein MSAEETEEEGSTPAEVIEIVGKTGMHGEAMQVKCRIREGENQGRIITRNCLGPVREGDVLQLRETAREADSIGGQ, encoded by the coding sequence ATGAGCGCAGAGGAAACCGAAGAAGAGGGCTCCACGCCCGCCGAAGTGATCGAGATCGTCGGCAAGACGGGGATGCACGGCGAGGCCATGCAGGTCAAGTGCCGCATCCGCGAGGGCGAGAACCAGGGCCGCATCATCACGCGGAACTGCCTCGGCCCCGTCCGCGAGGGCGACGTGCTGCAGCTGCGCGAGACCGCCCGCGAGGCCGACTCCATCGGAGGTCAGTAA
- the rpl7ae gene encoding 50S ribosomal protein L7Ae, with protein sequence MPVYVNFDVPADLQDRAVEALEVARDTGTVKKGTNETTKAVERGNADLVYIAEDVQPEEIVMHLPELADEKGIPFVFVETQDDIGHAAGLEVGSAAAAVTDAGEAQDDVDDIADKVEELR encoded by the coding sequence ATGCCAGTATACGTAAACTTCGACGTCCCAGCCGACCTTCAGGACCGCGCCGTCGAGGCGCTTGAGGTCGCCCGAGACACCGGAACCGTCAAGAAAGGAACCAACGAGACGACCAAGGCCGTCGAGCGCGGCAACGCCGACCTCGTCTACATCGCCGAGGACGTCCAGCCCGAGGAGATCGTGATGCACCTCCCCGAGCTGGCAGACGAGAAGGGCATCCCCTTCGTCTTCGTCGAGACCCAGGACGACATCGGCCACGCCGCCGGCCTCGAAGTCGGCAGCGCCGCCGCCGCGGTCACCGACGCCGGCGAAGCGCAAGACGACGTCGACGACATCGCCGACAAGGTCGAGGAACTCCGCTGA
- the tmcA gene encoding tRNA(Met) cytidine acetyltransferase TmcA, which translates to MTLAEVAAALREEARATDERRLLVLTGDRDACYEAADRALDAAEVDRGATTLVGTGSLGCERVGPLRADRLLGTTRDCVVFDAHADFRPNAVGRTVGAVDGGGLFVLLAPPLDEWPDRRSDFDRTLAVPPAGVDDVTGRFRQRFVETLRAHRGVAIFDADTGRVEQDGLTHPAPRLGTAGDLPEPPADRVFPVAAYEACLTADQMAVVRELEALRAEGKATENGADADPDSTAVVVEADRGRGKSSAAGIAAGALAAEGADVLVTAPEYRSAREVFVRAAALLEALGRDVETDRDPPREVRVPDTEGDGDGGRVRFESPTDAADLLGDSDAGLRTSESTPQSDAPDAVIVDEAAALSVRLLERFLAAPRVAFATTVHGYEGAGRGFSVRFRDRLDASDRAVVEARLDDPIRYAGGDPVEAWAFRALLLDARPAVDEVVRDATPESVAYRDLAPDDLLADEMLLREAFGLLVLAHYRTEPDDLARLLDAPNLTARALVREDAATGRDRVVAVALLAREGDLPADVREHMYEGGRVRGNMLPDVLTSQLRDEDAGIPAGMRVVRIATHHAVRSRGLGSRLLAEIREEFEDDLDWLGVGYGATPDLLRFWRANGYRTVQLSTTRNDTSGEYSALMLDPLSPSGRDLRDRHERWFASRVASMLADPLRDADPDVVRALLRSVDAPVALDLSDWDWRTVAASAYGPGLYDAAPRPFRRIALEYFVDPHDGTDSPSGEEPADPEKSVARAEEPPLSAREERLLVRKVLQGHPWPRVADELGFHSAGQCMRALGDAYEPLVDRYGTEAAMAEKRRYED; encoded by the coding sequence ATGACTCTCGCCGAGGTCGCCGCCGCGCTCCGGGAGGAGGCCCGCGCGACCGACGAGCGCCGACTGCTCGTCCTGACCGGCGACCGCGACGCCTGTTACGAGGCGGCCGACCGCGCGCTCGACGCGGCCGAGGTCGACCGCGGCGCGACCACGCTGGTCGGCACCGGGAGCCTCGGGTGCGAGCGCGTCGGCCCGCTTCGGGCCGACCGCCTGCTCGGGACGACCCGCGACTGCGTCGTCTTCGACGCCCACGCCGACTTCCGGCCGAACGCGGTCGGCCGGACCGTCGGGGCGGTCGACGGCGGCGGGCTGTTCGTGCTGCTGGCGCCGCCGCTCGACGAGTGGCCCGACCGTCGGTCCGACTTCGACCGGACGCTCGCGGTGCCGCCCGCCGGCGTCGACGACGTGACCGGGCGCTTCCGGCAGCGATTTGTGGAGACCCTGCGCGCCCACCGCGGGGTCGCGATCTTCGACGCCGATACGGGTCGCGTGGAGCAGGACGGGCTGACCCACCCGGCCCCTCGGCTCGGGACCGCCGGCGATCTGCCGGAACCGCCGGCCGACCGCGTGTTCCCGGTCGCGGCCTACGAGGCCTGTCTCACGGCCGACCAGATGGCGGTCGTCCGGGAACTGGAGGCGCTCCGTGCCGAAGGGAAGGCGACGGAAAACGGCGCGGACGCCGACCCGGACTCGACCGCCGTGGTCGTCGAGGCCGACCGCGGCAGGGGCAAGTCCAGCGCGGCGGGCATCGCGGCCGGCGCGCTCGCCGCCGAGGGCGCCGACGTGCTGGTGACGGCCCCGGAGTACCGGAGCGCTCGCGAGGTGTTCGTCCGGGCCGCGGCGCTGCTGGAGGCGCTCGGCCGCGACGTCGAGACCGACCGCGACCCGCCGCGGGAGGTTCGCGTTCCGGACACCGAGGGAGACGGCGACGGAGGCCGGGTCCGATTCGAGTCCCCCACGGACGCCGCGGACCTGCTCGGCGACTCCGACGCCGGCCTCCGTACCTCGGAGTCGACCCCCCAGTCGGACGCGCCCGACGCGGTCATCGTCGACGAGGCCGCCGCGCTGTCGGTCCGGCTGCTCGAGCGCTTCCTGGCCGCGCCCCGGGTCGCGTTCGCGACGACCGTCCACGGCTACGAGGGCGCCGGTCGGGGATTCTCGGTCCGGTTCCGTGACCGGCTCGACGCGAGCGACCGCGCGGTTGTCGAGGCCCGGCTCGACGACCCCATCCGGTACGCCGGGGGCGACCCGGTGGAGGCGTGGGCGTTCCGCGCGCTCCTGCTTGACGCCCGGCCGGCGGTCGACGAGGTGGTCCGGGACGCGACGCCCGAGTCGGTCGCGTACCGCGACCTCGCGCCCGACGACCTGCTGGCCGACGAGATGTTGCTCCGGGAGGCGTTCGGCCTGCTGGTGCTCGCACACTACCGGACCGAACCCGACGACCTCGCGCGGCTCCTCGACGCGCCGAACCTGACCGCGCGGGCGCTGGTCCGGGAGGACGCTGCGACCGGCCGCGACCGCGTCGTCGCGGTCGCGCTGCTGGCCCGCGAGGGCGACCTCCCCGCGGACGTGCGCGAACACATGTACGAGGGCGGCCGCGTCCGGGGCAACATGCTGCCGGACGTGCTGACCTCCCAGCTCAGGGACGAGGACGCCGGAATCCCCGCCGGGATGCGGGTCGTGCGCATCGCCACCCACCACGCCGTGCGCTCGCGGGGACTCGGCTCCCGACTGCTCGCGGAGATCCGCGAGGAGTTCGAAGACGACCTCGACTGGCTCGGGGTCGGCTACGGCGCGACGCCCGACCTCCTCCGGTTCTGGCGCGCGAACGGCTACCGGACCGTCCAGCTCTCGACCACGCGCAACGACACCAGCGGCGAGTACTCGGCGCTGATGCTCGACCCCCTGAGCCCGTCGGGAAGAGACCTCCGCGACCGCCACGAGCGGTGGTTCGCGTCCCGCGTCGCGTCGATGCTGGCTGACCCCCTGCGCGACGCCGACCCGGACGTGGTGCGGGCGCTCCTGCGGTCGGTGGACGCTCCCGTCGCGCTCGACCTCTCGGACTGGGACTGGCGGACCGTCGCGGCGAGCGCCTACGGACCGGGGCTGTACGACGCCGCGCCCCGGCCGTTCCGACGAATCGCGCTCGAGTACTTCGTCGACCCGCACGACGGGACCGACTCGCCGTCCGGGGAGGAGCCGGCGGACCCAGAGAAGAGCGTGGCGCGAGCGGAGGAGCCGCCGCTGTCGGCCCGCGAGGAGCGCCTGCTGGTCCGGAAGGTGCTGCAGGGCCACCCGTGGCCGCGGGTCGCCGACGAACTCGGCTTCCACTCGGCGGGCCAGTGCATGCGGGCGCTGGGCGACGCCTACGAACCGCTCGTCGACCGGTACGGAACGGAGGCCGCGATGGCCGAGAAGCGGCGGTACGAGGACTGA